ACATAAAAAATAGCAATCAATGAACTACTCAATAACAAGAGGTTTACATGAAAAAGATATTTATTATGTTATGCTGCGGGGCAGGTATTTCTAGCGGAATGCTGGCAACCAGAACCCGCAATGCAGCAAAAGATAAAGACATCCCTGTCACTGTTGAAGCCAGAAGTGAAAGTGAAGTCGCAGAGTATTTTTCTGTAATCGATATTTTATTCCTTGGGCCACACTATGCTTCACAGCAAAAAGAGTTTCAGAAACATGCCGACCGTTATCATATTCCTGTCATGGTGGTACCACAAGAAATCTATGGAAGATTAGATGGTAAAGCATTACTTGATTTGGCGATAAATACCCTAAAAAACTAACTTAATTATTTAAATTAAATTTCACCAGGGAATTTTAGAGTAAAAATTAAAGAGAGATACAAAATGCAAGCATTTATGTCTTGGTTATCTGACTCATTTGCACCTGCTATGCAAAATTTTACCAAACGGCCTTGGGTAGCAGCAATTTCTGGGGCAATGCAAAAAAACATCCCTTTTATCTTAGCCGGTTCACTTATCTTTTTTTATAACGTATTTCGTTCTTATTTTTTGTTTTTGCCCGATCTTGGCAAGATTGCCAATTATTCTTTTGGAATGCTCGGTTTAATTACGGCTTTTATGATTGCAAATCAAATGATGGAGAAGCTGTATCACTTTCGCTATACGCTTATTGCCGGACTCACTTCGATTTGTGTTTACATGATGTTCATTAAGCCAGAATTTACCGATGGTAATATGCTCGTCAGTTTTGATCGCTTTGGCCCAGCGGGAATATTATTAGGCATTATCACCGGACTATTTGTTTCTTATCTCTTTCATTTATATACCAAGTTAGGATTATTGAAAGAGAGTGCTTTACCTGATTTCGTTGTCGGTTGGATACATGCGATTATTCCCATACTGATTTCCATTGGCAGTGGAACATTGTTGGTCTTCACTTTTGATATTGATGTTTTTTCCAAACTATTATCGCTCTTTTCTCCCATCGCTGCATTCGGGCAAACCCTGCCCGGCTTTATTCTCATGGCGCTGATTCCTGCGATAGCCATGTCTATGGGCATTTCCGTCTGGACATTTACAGGTCTGCAAATGCCAATCTTCATGCTTGGGATCACTGCCAATATTGCGCTGGTCGCTGCTGGTCAGCCAGCCACAAATATCGTGACTTATGAAACCCTATTTACCGCCGCGTTAATTACCATGGGAGGAACAGGTGCAACACTTGCATTGAATCTTTTAATGCTGTTTTCAAAATCCAGAGAACTAAAAACAACAGGCTATATCTGTATTGGTCCTTCTTTTTTCAATATTAACGAACCGTTGGTATTTGGTACGCCAATTGTCCTTAATCCACTCTTGATGCTACCAATGTGGATCAATGCAATTACCAGTCCAATTATCGTATGGATTTTCATGCGCTCAGATTGGCTGAATATACCGTCGAAAATGATTCAAGTTGGTCAAATACCGGCTCCATTTTCCAGTGTCATCATTACGGAAGACTGGCGAGCGATTATTTGTTATGTGGTACTTATGGCCGTTTTCCTTATCACCTGGTATCCCTTCTTTAAGGTTTATGAAAAAAAACGTATTGAGGAAGAAAGTGCTAATACAAGTAAACAAGATTGAATTGTTTAATTTCATCAGGAAGTTTAAAAATGAATCGTGAGGACAATATTTTAACCCCCGTTGCTCTGGAAATTATTCTCAATGCAGGTAATGCAAGAGAAAAAAGTGAAGAAGCCATTAAATATGCTCATATTGGTGATTTTAAGAATGCCTATTTATATCTGGAGAAAGCCAAAAAAATGATGCTCTCTGCTCATCATGCACAAACTGAGATTATTCAAAAAGAGACTCAAGGGGAAAGTTTTTATTTAGATCTACTGTTTATCCATGCTCAAGATACGTTAATGACCATACGAAGTGAGCTTAATCTGCGAAAAGAGATAATTGGCCTTTATGAATTTATTCATAATATCACTAACAAAAGTCAATAAAGGAAAACATCATGATAAAAAATAATGAGTTATTTCCAGAGAATTTTCTTTGGGGCGCATCAACCAGTGCTTATCAGGTTGAAGGTGCTGCGGAAACATACGGTAAGAAACTTTCACAGCAAGATGTCATTAATAATAATCCAGGCTTTGCCGATACCCATATAACCAGTGATCATTACCACCGCTATAAAGAAGATATTGCATTAATGAAAGAGCTCGGTTTGAAATCTTACCGTTTTTCTATTGCATGGTCGCGTATTTTTCCGGATGGCATCGGAAAAGTTAATGATAAAGGAGTGGAATTTTATCATAACCTTATCGATGAATTGTTAAAAAATGGAATAACACCGATTCCAACACTATACCATTATGATATGCCGATGGCGCTGGTTGAAAAATATCATGGCTGGATTAATCGGCAAAGTGTGGCAGATTTTGCTTATTACGCGGAATTTGTGATCAAAGAATTTAGCAAGAAAGTTCAATATTGGTTAACCATCAATGAACAAAGTATTATTGTACAATTCTGGACGAAAAAGTGTCTGATTCCAGAACACTTTCTGCATGATGAACAAATCAAATATCAGATTAATCATCATATGAATCTTGCCCATGCTATTGCCTGCAAATTGGTTCATCAATGGGTTCCCAACGGCTTGGTCGGTGCTGCCTTAGGATATTCCGCCATTTATCCACTCACCAGTAAACCAGAAGATAATTTAGCTGCTCAAAATGCCAATGATCTGCGTAATTACTACTTCACAGATATCTACCTGAAAGGGCACTATAATCAATCAGCCCTAATTTATCTAAAAAATCATGGCCTGGCACCGCATATCGAAGTCGGTGATATGGAGTTGATTAAAGAAGGTTATTCTGATTTTCTGGCAATTAATTACTATTGCAGTCATGCTGCCGCCGCCGCAGAAAAAGGTGCTCAACGACGCATGGATGGCTTTAATCCAACAGGCATTAAAGGGCAAATAGATGGGCATGAAATTCAGCCGAATTTCTATCAAATCCATAAAAACCCACATCTTGATACAACAGACTGGGATTGGGCAGTTGACCCAATTGGATTGGAATATCTTTTGCGTGATTTATACACTCGTTATCAGAAACCTTTGATGATCACAGAAAATGGCTTTGGTGCCGATGATAAGCTGGAATCTGATGGCGCTATTCATGATGATTATCGCATTAATTATATTCAACAACATATTAATGCCATTAAGCGAGCAATGAATTATGGAGTTAAAGTGATTTCCTATAATCCGTGGAGCTTTATTGATTTGCTTTCCACCAGCAATGGTTATAAAAAAAGATACGGTTTTGTCTATGTTAATCGGACAGACAAAGACATTAAAGATCTCTCCCGCTATAAAAAAGATTCATTTTACTGGTATCAGAATGTTATTCAAACCCGTGGTGGTTCGTTAAAAAAATCCTGATCTTATTTCTATACCTAATAAATTGCAAAATTTTCGCTTGAAAGATAGAGAATATATAAACAGGTAATTTTTATGATTGAATATCCGGTGGTTGTTACTGCTCCTTCAGGGTTGCATACGCGGCCTTGTGCTCAACTCTGTAATTTTGTCAAAAATTACACTGGCAAAATTGAAATTATCAGGGGAGATAAAAGTGCGAATCTAAAAAGCATGTTTAAAGTGATGTCGATGGGAATCAAAAGTGGTATGGAAGTAATTATTCGGGTTGAAGGTGATAATGAGAAGGCGATGGCACAATCAGTTATTGAGTTTATTCGTAATATAAAAGACTGAGCTATATACTTTATTAATCCATTTAATCATGAGTAAGGAGTATTTTATGATTTCTTTTGACAAAATGGAGCATATGGCACATCGCCTAATATCCCCAACTCAATTAAATAAATATATTAAATATGGTC
The sequence above is drawn from the Xenorhabdus ishibashii genome and encodes:
- a CDS encoding PTS lactose/cellobiose transporter subunit IIA; translated protein: MNREDNILTPVALEIILNAGNAREKSEEAIKYAHIGDFKNAYLYLEKAKKMMLSAHHAQTEIIQKETQGESFYLDLLFIHAQDTLMTIRSELNLRKEIIGLYEFIHNITNKSQ
- a CDS encoding HPr family phosphocarrier protein, with product MIEYPVVVTAPSGLHTRPCAQLCNFVKNYTGKIEIIRGDKSANLKSMFKVMSMGIKSGMEVIIRVEGDNEKAMAQSVIEFIRNIKD
- a CDS encoding PTS transporter subunit EIIC, whose amino-acid sequence is MQAFMSWLSDSFAPAMQNFTKRPWVAAISGAMQKNIPFILAGSLIFFYNVFRSYFLFLPDLGKIANYSFGMLGLITAFMIANQMMEKLYHFRYTLIAGLTSICVYMMFIKPEFTDGNMLVSFDRFGPAGILLGIITGLFVSYLFHLYTKLGLLKESALPDFVVGWIHAIIPILISIGSGTLLVFTFDIDVFSKLLSLFSPIAAFGQTLPGFILMALIPAIAMSMGISVWTFTGLQMPIFMLGITANIALVAAGQPATNIVTYETLFTAALITMGGTGATLALNLLMLFSKSRELKTTGYICIGPSFFNINEPLVFGTPIVLNPLLMLPMWINAITSPIIVWIFMRSDWLNIPSKMIQVGQIPAPFSSVIITEDWRAIICYVVLMAVFLITWYPFFKVYEKKRIEEESANTSKQD
- a CDS encoding glycoside hydrolase family 1 protein is translated as MIKNNELFPENFLWGASTSAYQVEGAAETYGKKLSQQDVINNNPGFADTHITSDHYHRYKEDIALMKELGLKSYRFSIAWSRIFPDGIGKVNDKGVEFYHNLIDELLKNGITPIPTLYHYDMPMALVEKYHGWINRQSVADFAYYAEFVIKEFSKKVQYWLTINEQSIIVQFWTKKCLIPEHFLHDEQIKYQINHHMNLAHAIACKLVHQWVPNGLVGAALGYSAIYPLTSKPEDNLAAQNANDLRNYYFTDIYLKGHYNQSALIYLKNHGLAPHIEVGDMELIKEGYSDFLAINYYCSHAAAAAEKGAQRRMDGFNPTGIKGQIDGHEIQPNFYQIHKNPHLDTTDWDWAVDPIGLEYLLRDLYTRYQKPLMITENGFGADDKLESDGAIHDDYRINYIQQHINAIKRAMNYGVKVISYNPWSFIDLLSTSNGYKKRYGFVYVNRTDKDIKDLSRYKKDSFYWYQNVIQTRGGSLKKS
- a CDS encoding PTS sugar transporter subunit IIB — encoded protein: MKKIFIMLCCGAGISSGMLATRTRNAAKDKDIPVTVEARSESEVAEYFSVIDILFLGPHYASQQKEFQKHADRYHIPVMVVPQEIYGRLDGKALLDLAINTLKN